The Carcharodon carcharias isolate sCarCar2 chromosome 15, sCarCar2.pri, whole genome shotgun sequence genome includes a window with the following:
- the LOC121288356 gene encoding histone H2B-like, producing the protein MPEVAAAAKDGASHKVSKQSLTKVTKKPPKKWRKSRKQSYSTYVYRVLTQGHPSIRILSKAMSVMNSFIIDIFERTTTKASHLIHYKHHTSSAREIQSTIHLMLPGELAKHAVSEDIKGVTK; encoded by the coding sequence ATGCCTGAGGTTGCAGCTGCGGCTAAGGATGGTGCGTCTCACAAGGTGTCAAAGCAGTCgctgactaaagtcaccaagaagccgcCCAAGAAGTGGAGGAAATctcgcaagcagagctattccacttacGTGTATAGGGTGCTGACCCAGGGCCACCCTTCCATCAGGATCTtgtccaaggccatgagtgttatgaattccttcatTATCGACATTTTCGAGCGCACCACCACCAAGGCttcgcacctcattcactacaagCACCACACCAGCTcggccagggagatccagagcaccATCCacctcatgctgccaggggaactggccaaacatGCCGTCTCTGAAGACATCAAAGGTGTCACCAAATAG